From a region of the Salinispira pacifica genome:
- the queG gene encoding tRNA epoxyqueuosine(34) reductase QueG — MSDTGGKNQSNTVNRISDNERLGELIREQGIQYWGVCDADDGPQDLKAAAARDYQHWIAEGRHGSMQFLEVHEPMKFEPSAILPGTRSIISLALGYFPGRKRSRRKIDSAAAEEAAGEGGSAEGISAEGGRISLYARGRDYHKEFGRRIKKIAAALSTEYPGHNFRAFTDTAPLHERFYAEKAGMTFTGRNTLSLHRELGSYFFLGEILSTRRFVPTDVQPEARSHCPSGCTRCVDVCPTAALEAPYRINASTCISYLTIEHKGMIDPGLMEKMGTWIFGCDLCQDVCPFNIRAKITDVENFLNPITAGDVELKSILELKDHEEFTAMFAGTPVMRAGRVGMIRNAIIAAANGGRTDLLPLILERCSDGDEIISGTAKWAAARLTDGAAGKI, encoded by the coding sequence ATGAGCGATACTGGCGGAAAGAACCAGTCAAATACTGTAAACCGCATATCGGATAATGAACGGCTCGGAGAACTGATCAGGGAGCAGGGGATTCAATACTGGGGTGTGTGTGATGCCGATGACGGCCCCCAAGACCTCAAAGCCGCCGCCGCCCGGGATTATCAGCATTGGATAGCCGAAGGCCGCCACGGCAGCATGCAGTTTCTTGAAGTTCACGAGCCCATGAAATTCGAACCGTCTGCCATCCTTCCGGGTACCCGCAGCATTATTTCTCTGGCATTGGGATATTTTCCCGGACGGAAACGGAGCCGGAGGAAGATAGATTCTGCCGCCGCTGAGGAGGCTGCAGGTGAAGGCGGCAGTGCTGAAGGCATCAGTGCTGAAGGCGGCCGGATATCGTTATATGCCCGGGGCAGGGACTATCATAAGGAGTTCGGTCGGCGGATTAAAAAGATCGCTGCCGCATTGAGCACAGAGTATCCCGGACACAATTTCAGGGCGTTTACCGATACTGCGCCGCTGCATGAGCGATTCTATGCGGAAAAGGCGGGGATGACGTTTACTGGACGAAACACCCTGAGCCTCCACCGTGAACTGGGCAGCTATTTTTTCCTGGGTGAAATTTTGAGTACCCGCCGTTTTGTGCCCACCGATGTCCAGCCGGAAGCCCGCTCCCATTGTCCCTCGGGGTGCACCCGCTGTGTGGATGTGTGTCCCACAGCTGCGTTGGAGGCTCCGTACCGGATCAATGCTTCAACCTGCATTTCCTATCTCACCATCGAGCATAAGGGCATGATTGATCCCGGGCTGATGGAGAAGATGGGCACGTGGATATTCGGCTGCGATCTCTGCCAGGACGTCTGCCCTTTCAATATCAGAGCGAAAATTACTGATGTGGAAAATTTCCTCAATCCGATTACTGCCGGAGATGTTGAGCTGAAATCTATTCTGGAGCTGAAGGATCATGAGGAGTTCACGGCGATGTTTGCGGGAACTCCGGTAATGAGAGCGGGGCGGGTGGGAATGATCAGAAACGCAATTATTGCTGCTGCCAACGGTGGGCGAACGGATCTTCTTCCGCTGATTCTGGAACGCTGCAGCGACGGAGATGAGATTATTTCCGGCACGGCGAAGTGGGCGGCGGCTCGGTTGACTGACGGGGCTGCGGGGAAAATCTGA
- a CDS encoding endonuclease III domain-containing protein: MQAQHSPSNNETNPSLLTDIAVQAHEILREEYDEYATMLEYRNAWELLVAVSLSAQTTDAQVNKVTSVLFARWPGPGDLADAPIGNIEEVVHSTGFYRNKAKNIKAAGAVIRDTFNNTVPDSIEELVKVPGIGRKSAGVILHHVFGKPAIIVDTHFGRVCSRIGILSCDPAEKKPDPIRTEKEIAEILPPERWSSFSMVANLHGRRYCTSRKPDCFNCPLREICSYRYLYVEPVQPGAASTQSAEAASTPSSVPEDGT; encoded by the coding sequence ATGCAAGCACAGCACAGCCCGTCAAACAATGAAACCAATCCCAGTCTTCTCACTGATATTGCCGTTCAGGCCCACGAGATTCTCCGGGAAGAATATGATGAATACGCAACCATGCTGGAATACCGGAATGCCTGGGAACTTCTGGTTGCCGTATCCCTTTCAGCACAGACCACCGACGCCCAGGTGAACAAGGTCACTTCAGTGCTGTTTGCCCGATGGCCCGGCCCCGGAGATTTGGCCGACGCACCCATCGGCAATATTGAAGAGGTGGTGCACAGCACCGGCTTTTATCGGAATAAGGCGAAAAATATCAAAGCTGCAGGAGCGGTGATCCGGGATACCTTTAACAATACTGTTCCCGACAGCATAGAGGAATTGGTGAAGGTCCCGGGTATCGGCCGGAAATCCGCCGGGGTGATCCTGCACCATGTATTCGGCAAACCCGCCATCATTGTGGACACCCATTTCGGCAGAGTCTGTTCAAGAATCGGCATTCTCAGCTGCGATCCTGCCGAGAAAAAGCCCGACCCAATCAGAACCGAAAAGGAAATAGCGGAGATTCTTCCCCCCGAACGCTGGAGCAGTTTTTCCATGGTGGCCAATCTTCACGGCCGGCGCTACTGCACGTCCCGGAAACCGGATTGTTTCAACTGTCCTCTGCGGGAGATCTGCAGCTACCGCTATCTCTACGTTGAACCTGTCCAGCCGGGTGCGGCTTCGACCCAATCTGCAGAAGCGGCTTCGACCCCCTCTTCGGTCCCGGAGGACGGCACATGA
- a CDS encoding class I SAM-dependent methyltransferase encodes MAPVSEDPQVASFHHNARDYSLTRPDYPSEIFRLIADAAPSNDRVWDCACGNGQAARGLIAHFAHVDASDISEAQISHAPKLENVEFRTASSEHSPYPDGCFDAVCVAQAFHWFDHPAFFKECHRVLKSEGILAVWGYYRHSVDARISQVMEEHIVPLMSQRWSPRNELLWHEYADISFPYPELAFEKPDMKIRWNLDEYRSYILTWSPIRRMIEEQEGDGGKRPLEAAMSRLEEAWTDEMGRKNPEMKKEVEFTLAFRMFRKP; translated from the coding sequence ATGGCCCCGGTATCAGAAGATCCACAGGTTGCCAGCTTCCATCACAATGCCAGAGATTACTCTCTGACGCGGCCGGATTACCCTTCAGAAATATTCCGCCTCATCGCCGATGCAGCCCCGTCCAACGATCGGGTCTGGGACTGCGCATGCGGAAACGGACAGGCGGCCCGGGGACTTATTGCCCACTTCGCTCACGTGGACGCCAGCGATATCAGCGAAGCGCAGATATCTCATGCTCCGAAACTTGAAAACGTAGAATTCCGGACAGCTTCTTCCGAGCACAGCCCCTACCCCGACGGCTGTTTCGATGCAGTCTGCGTAGCCCAGGCATTTCACTGGTTTGATCATCCGGCCTTTTTCAAGGAGTGCCACAGAGTGCTGAAATCCGAAGGCATTCTGGCCGTTTGGGGATATTATCGCCACAGCGTTGATGCCCGAATCAGTCAGGTGATGGAAGAACATATTGTTCCCCTGATGAGTCAGCGCTGGTCGCCAAGAAATGAGCTTTTGTGGCACGAATATGCTGATATCAGCTTTCCATACCCCGAGCTCGCCTTCGAAAAACCTGATATGAAAATCCGTTGGAATCTGGATGAGTACCGTTCCTACATCTTAACCTGGTCCCCCATCCGCAGGATGATTGAGGAACAGGAAGGTGATGGAGGGAAGCGACCTCTGGAGGCTGCCATGAGCCGGCTTGAAGAAGCCTGGACCGATGAGATGGGAAGAAAAAATCCGGAGATGAAGAAAGAGGTTGAATTCACACTGGCTTTCAGAATGTTCAGAAAACCCTGA
- a CDS encoding dihydroorotate dehydrogenase, with product MVKDLSVNIGPLTMANPVGVASGTFGYGSEYEELIEIDALGALYTKAVTLEPRPGNMIPRIVETRSGMLNSIGLANVGSRRFVTEKYPGLKSYKTSVIVNLAGTMLEDYLETLEYLEEHAPLAGYEVNLSCPNVKCGGMALGTDPEQVELVAKTLRKATDKALIIKLSPNVTDITEIARAAEAGGADAVSCINTLVGMLIDTRTKRPVLASETGGLSGPAIFPVGLAATYRVARAVNIPVIGLGGISTADEAIQYLLAGASAIQLGTINFVNPDAGTEVLEGIRSYMEENGLERISDFHQYLHRKVI from the coding sequence ATGGTAAAAGATCTGAGCGTGAACATCGGTCCTCTGACCATGGCAAACCCTGTGGGGGTGGCAAGCGGTACCTTCGGATACGGCAGCGAATACGAGGAGCTAATAGAGATTGATGCTCTGGGAGCACTGTACACCAAGGCGGTTACCCTGGAACCCAGACCGGGGAATATGATCCCCCGAATTGTGGAAACCAGATCGGGCATGCTGAATTCAATCGGCCTGGCCAACGTGGGCAGCCGGCGCTTTGTGACAGAAAAATATCCCGGACTGAAAAGCTACAAAACCTCGGTGATAGTCAATCTGGCGGGAACCATGCTGGAAGATTATCTGGAAACACTGGAATACCTGGAAGAACATGCCCCCCTGGCGGGTTACGAGGTAAACTTGAGCTGTCCCAACGTGAAATGCGGAGGTATGGCTCTGGGGACAGACCCTGAACAGGTGGAACTGGTTGCCAAAACCCTGAGAAAGGCTACCGACAAAGCCCTGATTATCAAACTCAGCCCCAATGTCACAGACATAACTGAAATCGCCCGGGCTGCCGAGGCCGGTGGAGCCGACGCGGTAAGCTGTATCAACACCCTGGTGGGAATGCTCATCGACACCCGGACAAAGCGTCCGGTTCTGGCCTCCGAAACTGGGGGACTCTCCGGGCCGGCAATTTTTCCGGTAGGGCTGGCGGCGACCTATCGGGTTGCCCGGGCAGTGAATATCCCGGTGATCGGTCTGGGGGGAATATCCACTGCGGACGAAGCAATTCAGTATCTGCTGGCGGGGGCAAGCGCAATTCAGCTTGGCACCATAAATTTTGTAAACCCCGATGCAGGTACCGAAGTGCTTGAAGGTATTCGCTCCTACATGGAAGAGAACGGTCTTGAACGCATATCAGACTTTCACCAATACCTGCACCGGAAGGTGATCTGA